A region from the Leguminivora glycinivorella isolate SPB_JAAS2020 chromosome 3, LegGlyc_1.1, whole genome shotgun sequence genome encodes:
- the LOC125224883 gene encoding uncharacterized protein LOC125224883, with the protein MCAGVDDVTRVANISAREFEELYAYNTVPVIVTDATTDWKAIKEFNFNFFRDFYRQGSLGRQTGDCSFFAYNSGLRSLSEVFTMDERRANLSGDPWYVGWSTCLDGETRALREYYSRPYFLPRAAESDATDWLFMGGPGQGAHMHVDSVRHVSWQAQVRGHKQWQLAPPPECLYHCRWITFTVNPGEILVVDTNRWYHRTTVLPGDISITIGAEYD; encoded by the exons ATGTGCGCCGGCGTCGATGACGTCACGCGCGTCGCCAACATCTCTGCGCGGGAGTTCGAGGAGCTGTATGCGTACAACACGGTGCCGGTTATAGTCACTGATGCTACTACGGACTGGAAGGCTATTAAG GAGTTCAACTTCAACTTCTTCCGTGACTTCTATCGACAAGGCTCGCTGGGACGACAGACTGGCGACTGCTCTTTCTTCGCTTACAACTCGGGGCTGCGATCGCTGAGCGAGGTGTTCACTATGGACGAGCGACGAGCGAACTTGTCTGGAGATCCCTG GTACGTCGGCTGGAGCACTTGCCTCGACGGCGAGACGCGAGCGCTCCGCGAATACTACTCGCGCCCATACTTCCTGCCGCGGGCTGCTGAGAGCGACGCGACTGACTGGCTGTTCATGGGCGGACCTGGACAGGGAGCGCATATGCAC gTGGACTCTGTGCGCCACGTATCGTGGCAGGCGCAAGTACGTGGACACAAGCAGTGGCAGCTCGCTCCGCCGCCAGAGTGCCTGTATCATTGCCGCTGGATCACCTTTACTGTCAACCCTGGGGAAATTC TGGTGGTGGACACGAACCGCTGGTACCACCGCACCACCGTGTTGCCTGGCGATATCAGCATCACTATCGGAGCCGAATACGACTGA
- the LOC125242774 gene encoding LOW QUALITY PROTEIN: dynactin subunit 4 (The sequence of the model RefSeq protein was modified relative to this genomic sequence to represent the inferred CDS: deleted 1 base in 1 codon), with protein sequence MAYLTQPDYVKYKCSCGQLKPITSLYFCRHCLKIRCGFCICHEVDSHYCAYCLENMPSSEARLKKNRCSSCFDCPSCFHTLSTRATLAQPRQDPAAGAGGDGKVGDGKQAKRVYYLSCFNCRWTARDVGIPDQPVASGGWPERTSPHATRVNQLLDYYKAVLQQEKQEKIERERKKFAVRGKYITLTDKTGLTGAMARSIAGLPPAEGSSLALAGFTPAVASEEVDELPEDAFTKDVNLNQITSMPQRLAAPEWQPTQVSRLHPIAKLLSVKRSQRCRACDHNLTKPEYNPGSIKFKIELLAYYHVPEVKIISCEIVRPGGKSTLLLKLANPTPHEMTLRILQPSEIPAEEEKESDKDTSLEKSLDKSLKIEKQEPSWNPKEPPAVLTHITPPAVTLALAPRDDAAEYDDDARHEPSHIILWRKSNKLALRLELATDATAAEGCAAQTALALEYSYRNTVPQPGAPQNRDHTLYTTLYLDLGTVGAAGL encoded by the exons ATGGCTTACTTGACGCAGCCCGACTACGTGAAGTACAAGTGCTCCTGCGGCCAACTGAAGCCTATAACTAGTCTCTACTTCTGTCGACACTGCTTGAAGATACGCTGCGGATTCTGTATTTGTCATGAG GTTGATTCCCACTACTGTGCCTACTGCCTTGAAAACATGCCATCATCAGAAGCCCGACTGAAGAAGAACCGTTGCAGCAGCTGTTTCGACTGCCCCAGCTGTTTCCACACGCTCTCCACCCGCGCTACGCTAGCCCAGCCTCGGCAGGACCCGGCGGCAGGGGCAGGCGGAGACGGGAAGGTTGGGGATGGCAAGCAGGCCAAGCGGGTGTATTACCTGTCCTGCTTCAACTGTAGGTGGACGGCTAGGGATGTGGGCATTCCGGACCAACCTGTAG CATCGGGCGGCTGGCCGGAGCGCACCAGCCCTCACGCCACGCGCGTGAACCAACTCCTGGACTATTACAAGGCTGTATTACAGCAGGAGAAACAGGAGAAGATAGAGCGAGAGAGGAAGAAGTTCGCTGTCAGAGGGAAATACATCACGCTCACT GACAAAACAGGCCTAACAGGGGCGATGGCCCGCAGCATCGCAGGCCTGCCGCCGGCTGAGGGTTCCAGTCTCGCCCTAGCCGGGTTCACTCCTGCTGTCGCCAGTGAAGAAGTCGATGAATTACCTGAAGACGCCTTCACTAAAGATGTCAACTTGAATCAGA TAACCAGCATGCCACAACGCCTGGCCGCGCCGGAATGGCAGCCGACCCAAGTGTCCCGTCTGCACCCCATCGCCAAACTACTCAGTGTCAAGCGGTCTCAGCGGTGCCGGGCTTGCGACCACAACCTTACCAAGCCGGAGTATAACCCTGGATCTATCAAGTTCAAGATAGAACTATTGGCTTA CTACCACGTGCCCGAAGTGAAGATAATTTCCTGCGAGATCGTCCGTCCGGGCGGCAAGTCCACCTTACTGCTGAAGCTCGCGAACCCCACTCCTCACGAGATGACCTTGAGGATCCTGCAACCTTCGGAGATTCCTGCTGAAGAGGAGAAAGAAAGT GATAAAGATACCAGTCTGGAGAAGAGTTTGGATAAGAGTCTGAAGATTGAGAAG CAAGAACCGAGCTGGAACCCCAAGGAACCACCTGCAGTCCTGACTCACATCACCCCGCCCGCTGTGACGCTCGCGCTTGCGCCCAGAGATGACGCCGCCGAGTATGATGATGACGCTCGTCACGAACCTAGCCA CATAATCCTCTGGCGCAAGTCCAACAAGCTCGCCCTCCGCCTCGAGCTGGCCACCGACGCGACCGCCGCGGAGGGCTGCGCGGCGCAGACGGCGCTCGCGCTGGAGTACTCCTACCGCAACACCGTGCCGCAGCCCGGCGCTCCGCAGAACAGGGACCACACCTTATACACCACTCTTTATCTAGATCTAGGCACGGTGGGGGCAGCTGGCTTGTAA